In Nostoc sp. GT001, a genomic segment contains:
- a CDS encoding Uma2 family endonuclease: MNTVVLNLGPIAHLTDEQFYQLCIANRDVSLEMNASGELIIVPPVGGESGNQEADLITDLNNWNRQAKLGKVFSSSTIFILPNGAKRSPDAAWVKLERWEALTPEQRKKFPPLVPDFVIELRSETDRLAPIQEKMQEYIQNGLRLGWLINPQDRQVEIYRLLKAVEVVQMPAIVSGEDILPGFELQV, from the coding sequence ATGAATACTGTTGTGCTAAATCTAGGACCGATTGCTCATTTAACCGATGAGCAATTTTATCAATTGTGTATTGCCAATCGTGATGTCAGCCTGGAAATGAACGCATCTGGAGAATTAATAATTGTGCCACCAGTAGGAGGAGAAAGCGGAAATCAAGAAGCAGATTTAATTACAGACTTAAATAATTGGAATCGTCAAGCTAAATTAGGGAAAGTTTTTAGTTCTTCAACTATCTTTATACTTCCCAACGGTGCAAAACGTTCTCCTGATGCTGCTTGGGTAAAATTGGAGCGGTGGGAAGCTTTAACACCAGAACAACGAAAAAAATTTCCGCCACTTGTACCCGACTTTGTGATTGAACTGCGTTCTGAGACAGATCGCCTTGCACCAATTCAAGAGAAAATGCAGGAATACATTCAAAATGGTCTGCGGTTGGGTTGGCTGATTAATCCTCAAGATCGCCAAGTTGAAATTTACCGACTTTTAAAAGCTGTAGAAGTTGTACAAATGCCAGCGATTGTTTCTGGAGAGGATATACTACCTGGATTTGAGTTGCAAGTATAA
- a CDS encoding DUF3352 domain-containing protein, whose protein sequence is MAPPLVSVQMKKNKKPSLVLTLSAAGLLISAGSVAYWLLAQRQISSSDLLVGANIIPGDALFAVSLTTDPQQWQKLRQFGTKETQTELDKNLVQLRDRFLTNNGYDFQKDIAPWVGDDVTIAILAPTTGNKPAPKPVTTNESAASDQQSMVMVLPVKNSEIAKSILAQPKILKQGKWSDRTYQGIAIKQSEGQAGQNFSAALLDGRFLVITDSPKATDRAIDAYKNKTSLATTGGFTENFPKIANYQPFGQFYINVPTAAKIAAASPNRPLPAQVLAQLQNNQGLAGTITLESEGIRFKGVSWLNPNSQRVLVVENKAGKMQSRIPAETLMMLTGGNLQRLWRDYVLTSQGNPLSPIAPEQIRGGIKSLTDLDLEKDLLSWMKGEFSLSVIPATPKEGSPNDFRAGLLFMVQTSGDYGGQSLRKSAEASISKLDEVMKNQYQFQVQPGKVAGQPVVNWVSPYGTLTATHGWLDGDVAFLVVGAPITDKIVPKPNYTLAGTLPFQQTVPTEPNPTNGQFFLDVERTVKNFPLPTLIPNQQTLLDATRSIGMTSAVSDNRSNRYDIFIELKKVTNATTLPSPEGSKSNSVK, encoded by the coding sequence ATGGCACCGCCTCTTGTGTCTGTTCAGATGAAGAAAAATAAGAAACCATCTCTGGTGCTGACGCTCTCGGCTGCTGGGTTATTGATTAGTGCGGGGAGTGTAGCCTACTGGTTGTTAGCCCAGAGACAAATATCTTCTAGCGATTTGCTAGTAGGTGCAAATATTATTCCTGGTGATGCCCTGTTTGCGGTTTCCTTAACAACAGATCCCCAGCAGTGGCAGAAATTGCGGCAGTTTGGGACAAAAGAAACCCAAACAGAACTGGACAAAAATTTAGTCCAGTTACGCGATCGCTTTCTCACTAATAATGGTTACGACTTCCAAAAAGATATCGCTCCTTGGGTAGGCGATGACGTGACGATCGCAATTCTTGCCCCAACTACAGGGAATAAACCTGCACCCAAGCCAGTTACCACCAATGAAAGTGCTGCTAGCGATCAGCAGTCGATGGTAATGGTATTGCCAGTAAAAAATTCAGAAATCGCCAAAAGCATTTTGGCACAACCCAAAATCCTTAAACAAGGCAAATGGAGCGATCGTACTTATCAAGGGATCGCCATCAAACAAAGTGAGGGGCAAGCAGGGCAAAATTTCTCAGCGGCATTACTAGATGGGCGTTTTTTAGTCATAACTGATAGTCCTAAAGCCACAGACAGAGCGATTGATGCTTATAAAAATAAAACATCTCTAGCCACAACAGGAGGCTTTACTGAGAATTTCCCGAAAATTGCCAACTACCAACCCTTTGGACAGTTTTATATCAATGTGCCAACAGCAGCGAAAATAGCCGCAGCTTCTCCAAACCGCCCTTTACCTGCTCAAGTTTTGGCTCAACTGCAAAATAACCAAGGTTTAGCGGGGACAATAACCTTAGAGTCAGAAGGAATCCGCTTTAAGGGCGTTTCTTGGTTAAACCCTAATAGTCAACGTGTGCTGGTGGTGGAAAACAAAGCTGGGAAAATGCAAAGCCGCATACCAGCAGAAACCTTAATGATGCTGACTGGTGGTAACTTACAGAGGTTGTGGAGAGACTATGTTTTAACATCTCAGGGAAATCCTTTATCACCGATCGCACCAGAACAGATTAGAGGTGGGATAAAATCTCTTACCGATCTCGATTTGGAGAAAGATTTGCTTAGTTGGATGAAAGGGGAGTTTTCCTTATCAGTAATTCCTGCTACTCCAAAAGAAGGTTCACCAAATGATTTTCGTGCGGGTTTGCTGTTCATGGTACAGACAAGCGGTGACTACGGGGGGCAAAGCCTACGTAAATCAGCTGAAGCATCCATCAGTAAGCTGGATGAAGTGATGAAAAATCAATACCAGTTCCAAGTGCAACCAGGGAAAGTCGCAGGTCAACCCGTTGTTAACTGGGTATCACCTTATGGTACATTAACTGCCACCCACGGTTGGTTAGATGGAGATGTCGCCTTCTTGGTAGTGGGCGCTCCCATCACCGATAAAATTGTTCCCAAACCTAACTACACACTAGCTGGTACTCTTCCCTTCCAGCAAACAGTTCCTACAGAACCCAATCCGACGAATGGTCAATTTTTCCTAGATGTGGAACGAACTGTGAAAAATTTCCCTTTACCAACTCTAATTCCCAATCAACAAACTTTGCTAGATGCAACGCGCTCAATTGGGATGACATCTGCTGTCAGCGATAATCGCAGTAACCGTTACGATATTTTTATCGAACTTAAAAAAGTTACTAACGCGACTACATTGCCCAGTCCAGAGGGGAGTAAGAGTAACTCTGTTAAATAG
- the accC gene encoding acetyl-CoA carboxylase biotin carboxylase subunit has translation MKFDKILIANRGEIALRILRACEEMGIATVAVHSTVDRNALHVQLADEAVCIGEPASSKSYLNIPNIIAAALTRNATAIHPGYGFLAENARFAEICADHHIAFIGPTPEAMRRMGDKSTAKETMQKAGVPTVPGSEGLVESEQEGLGFAKDIGYPVMIKATAGGGGRGMRLVRSEDEFVKLFLAAQGEAGAAFGNSGVYIEKFIERPRHIEFQILADNYGNVIHLGERDCSIQRRNQKLLEEAPSPALDQDLREKMGQAAVKAAQFINYSGAGTIEFLLDRSGKFYFMEMNTRIQVEHPVTEMITGIDLVAEQIRIAQGERLKLTQDQVVLRGHAIECRINAEDPDHDFRPSPGRISSYLPPGGPGVRIDSHVYTDYQIPPYYDSLIGKLIVWAPDRATAINRMKRALRECAITGLPTTIGFHQKIMETPQFLQGNVYTNFVQEMNG, from the coding sequence ATGAAGTTTGACAAAATATTAATTGCCAATCGGGGAGAAATCGCCCTTCGCATTCTCCGCGCCTGTGAAGAAATGGGAATTGCCACAGTTGCGGTTCACTCCACCGTTGACCGTAATGCTCTGCACGTCCAACTTGCTGATGAAGCGGTTTGCATTGGCGAACCCGCTAGCAGTAAAAGTTATTTGAATATTCCCAATATTATTGCTGCTGCACTGACGCGCAATGCTACTGCCATTCATCCAGGTTATGGTTTTTTGGCAGAAAATGCCCGGTTTGCGGAAATCTGTGCCGACCATCATATTGCTTTTATTGGCCCAACTCCAGAAGCTATGAGACGGATGGGCGATAAATCCACTGCCAAAGAAACCATGCAAAAAGCTGGAGTCCCGACAGTACCAGGTAGTGAGGGATTGGTAGAATCCGAGCAAGAAGGATTAGGATTCGCCAAGGATATCGGCTATCCAGTGATGATCAAAGCTACAGCAGGTGGCGGGGGACGGGGTATGCGCCTAGTTCGTTCTGAAGACGAATTTGTGAAACTTTTTCTCGCAGCCCAAGGCGAAGCAGGAGCAGCTTTTGGGAATTCTGGCGTTTACATAGAAAAATTTATTGAACGTCCCCGCCACATCGAATTCCAAATTTTGGCGGATAACTACGGTAATGTCATCCATTTGGGTGAACGGGATTGCTCAATTCAGCGCCGGAATCAAAAGCTGTTAGAAGAAGCTCCTAGTCCGGCTCTCGACCAAGACCTACGTGAGAAAATGGGACAAGCTGCCGTCAAAGCGGCCCAATTCATTAACTACAGTGGGGCGGGTACTATTGAGTTTCTCTTGGATAGATCCGGTAAATTCTACTTTATGGAAATGAACACCCGGATTCAAGTAGAACATCCTGTAACAGAGATGATTACTGGGATTGACTTAGTTGCTGAACAAATTCGCATTGCTCAAGGTGAAAGGCTCAAGCTGACCCAAGACCAAGTAGTATTACGAGGTCATGCGATCGAATGCCGAATCAACGCTGAAGATCCCGACCATGATTTTCGCCCTTCTCCTGGACGGATTAGTAGCTATCTGCCTCCCGGAGGACCTGGTGTTCGGATTGATTCCCACGTTTACACAGACTATCAAATCCCACCCTACTACGATTCTTTGATCGGCAAGTTAATTGTTTGGGCACCAGACAGAGCTACTGCGATTAACCGCATGAAACGCGCACTGAGAGAATGTGCCATCACTGGACTACCTACCACCATCGGGTTTCATCAAAAAATTATGGAAACTCCACAGTTTTTACAGGGTAACGTCTATACAAATTTTGTGCAGGAAATGAACGGTTAG
- a CDS encoding Uma2 family endonuclease: protein MNTVVLNLGPIAHLTDEQFYQLCIANRDVSLEMNASGELIIVPPVGGESGNQEAGLIADLEIWNRQAKLGKVFSSSTIFILPNGAKRSPDAAWVKLERWEALTPEQRKKFPPLVPDFVIELRSETDRLAPIQEKMQEYIKNGLRLGWLINPQDRQVEIYRLLKAVEVVQMPAIVSGEDILPGFELQV, encoded by the coding sequence ATGAATACTGTTGTGCTAAATCTAGGACCGATTGCTCATTTAACCGATGAGCAATTTTATCAATTGTGTATTGCCAATCGTGATGTCAGCCTGGAAATGAACGCATCTGGAGAATTAATAATTGTGCCACCAGTCGGAGGAGAAAGCGGAAATCAGGAAGCTGGACTGATTGCTGATTTAGAAATTTGGAATCGTCAAGCTAAATTAGGGAAAGTTTTTAGTTCTTCAACTATCTTTATACTTCCTAACGGTGCAAAACGTTCTCCTGATGCTGCTTGGGTAAAATTAGAGCGGTGGGAAGCTTTAACACCAGAACAACGAAAAAAATTTCCGCCACTTGTACCCGACTTTGTGATTGAACTGCGTTCGGAGACAGATCGCCTTGCACCGATTCAAGAGAAAATGCAGGAATATATTAAAAATGGTCTGCGCTTGGGTTGGCTGATTAATCCTCAAGATCGCCAAGTTGAAATTTACCGACTTTTAAAAGCTGTAGAAGTTGTGCAAATGCCAGCGATTGTTTCTGGAGAGGATATACTACCTGGATTTGAGTTGCAAGTATAG
- a CDS encoding chorismate lyase yields MTISFPPTNNLTLPPAWHRLTPIWQGGEEIIQQSLPHTQLAPAWQLMLLGDGSPTRHLELLTGEAVEVDVIDMSLIGIDLDAAPELIQAVPEPRLRRQVWLRTASGQRLAYATSWWEASHVDEYLQNRSLPIWASLARLRTELYRDVRGIYYGDSLALESGFGVTGPFWGRHYLFWHHGQPLTLIYEVFSPYLTKYLGAMQLNSKNQ; encoded by the coding sequence TTGACTATTTCTTTTCCGCCGACAAACAACCTAACACTGCCACCAGCTTGGCATCGCCTCACTCCGATTTGGCAAGGAGGGGAGGAAATAATTCAACAAAGTTTACCTCACACTCAGCTAGCACCTGCATGGCAGCTAATGCTTTTGGGTGACGGCTCTCCAACACGTCACTTAGAATTGCTCACAGGTGAGGCTGTAGAAGTAGATGTTATTGATATGTCATTGATTGGCATCGACTTGGATGCTGCTCCTGAGTTAATCCAAGCTGTCCCAGAACCACGATTACGGCGACAAGTATGGCTGCGTACCGCTTCTGGTCAAAGATTAGCCTATGCTACTTCGTGGTGGGAAGCCAGTCATGTTGATGAGTATTTACAAAACCGTTCATTACCAATTTGGGCAAGTTTAGCTCGTCTTCGCACAGAATTGTATCGGGATGTTCGAGGAATTTACTACGGTGACTCATTGGCACTAGAGTCTGGTTTTGGTGTAACTGGGCCTTTTTGGGGTCGCCACTACTTGTTTTGGCATCATGGGCAGCCACTGACATTAATTTATGAAGTTTTTTCACCTTATTTAACTAAATATTTGGGGGCTATGCAATTAAATTCCAAAAATCAGTAA
- the ccsB gene encoding c-type cytochrome biogenesis protein CcsB, with product MNLVVLQNWLDNASFAILFLTMLVYWGGAAFPNLPYLAALGTAGMAIANLSIATLLGARWIEAGYFPLSNLYESLFFLTWGITAVHLIAENSSRSRLVGVATAPVAMAITAFATMTLPSQMQASEPLVPALKSNWLMMHVSVMMLSYSALMVGSLLAIAFLIVTRGQNIQLQGSSVGAGGYRSNGYRLHKASEVISQSPAPAVENNGFARFETSSNGNGNGNTAVLNLVTTPESQTVASAVPLSPQRLSLAETLDNISYRIIGLGFPLLTIGIIAGGVWANEAWGSYWSWXPKETWALITWLVFAAYLHARITRGWQGRRPAILASTGLLVVWVCYLGVNLLGKGLHSYGWFF from the coding sequence ATGAATCTGGTTGTACTCCAGAACTGGCTGGACAATGCGTCTTTTGCCATATTATTCCTAACAATGCTGGTGTATTGGGGAGGAGCGGCTTTTCCGAATCTGCCTTATCTAGCCGCTTTGGGGACAGCTGGGATGGCGATCGCAAATTTGAGTATTGCGACTCTATTAGGGGCACGATGGATCGAAGCTGGTTACTTTCCCTTAAGTAATCTCTATGAATCCCTGTTTTTCTTAACTTGGGGAATTACCGCCGTCCATCTGATTGCTGAAAATAGTAGCCGTAGCCGCTTAGTAGGGGTTGCAACAGCTCCGGTGGCAATGGCTATTACTGCTTTTGCTACTATGACACTACCATCGCAGATGCAAGCGTCAGAACCTCTAGTACCTGCCTTGAAGTCAAATTGGCTGATGATGCACGTCAGCGTCATGATGTTGAGTTATTCTGCTTTGATGGTGGGTTCATTATTAGCGATCGCTTTCTTAATTGTCACTCGCGGTCAAAATATCCAACTACAAGGCAGTTCCGTTGGTGCTGGTGGTTATCGTAGTAACGGCTACCGCTTGCACAAAGCGTCTGAAGTAATTTCTCAATCACCAGCCCCCGCTGTCGAAAATAACGGCTTTGCCCGTTTTGAAACTAGTAGCAATGGCAACGGTAACGGTAACACTGCTGTTTTGAATTTAGTGACTACCCCTGAATCTCAAACCGTAGCATCTGCTGTACCTCTTTCACCCCAGCGCCTTAGCCTTGCCGAAACCCTCGACAACATCAGCTATCGCATCATCGGACTAGGATTTCCCCTGCTGACAATTGGCATCATTGCCGGTGGCGTTTGGGCTAACGAAGCCTGGGGTTCCTACTGGAGTTGGGANCCGAAAGAAACTTGGGCATTAATCACCTGGTTAGTATTCGCCGCCTACCTTCACGCCAGAATTACTCGCGGTTGGCAAGGGCGTCGT